CTGAATATCTTCAAAAGCTTCTGGAAGTAATTTAACTTTTAGCCTCAAGCAAATTTAGTTTTCACCTCTTCCCAATCTAATAGTTGCGTCGATCCGCCATTCAATTTTGACAAACGTTCATCCAAAATAGCTTTATGTTCTACGCTTACGGAAAAAGTTTGATAAACTGCAGAGTGTTCGCTTAAGATATTTTCAATTTTGCCTAAAACTTTTTCATCCTTTATAGACTTGAGTTGATTGATTAATCGCGTTCTCCGTTCTTCTAGATTCATGTCATCAATTTACAAATTTTCTTGCTCACCCAGATGAATCATCGCAAAAACTGCGTAGTTGATCATGTCTTGATAATTGGCATCAAGGCCTTCAGAAACTAATGTTTTACCATCGTTATCTTCAATTTGCTTCACACGCAGCAGCTTTTGAAGAATTAGGTCGGTAAGCGAACTCACGCGCATTTCTCTCCAGGCCTCGCCATAATCATGATTTTTGTCGAGCATGAGTTGCTTGGTATTGGCAACTTCGAGATCATAATGATCTAGGGCAACTTCAAGATTCATGTCAGGTTGATCTACAACACCATGCTGCAATTGGATCAAAGCCATGATGCTGTAATTGATAATTCCTATGAACTCACTTTCTTGTCCTTCATCCACTCGAGTTTCTGACAGCGTTTGTAAACTACGTATACGTTGCGCCTTTATAAAGATTTGATCAGTAAGTGATGGTAGTCTCAAAATGCGCCAGGCACTTCCGTAATCTTTCATTTTTTTGAAAA
This genomic interval from Nonlabens spongiae contains the following:
- a CDS encoding addiction module protein produces the protein MNLEERRTRLINQLKSIKDEKVLGKIENILSEHSAVYQTFSVSVEHKAILDERLSKLNGGSTQLLDWEEVKTKFA
- a CDS encoding DUF1599 domain-containing protein; translation: MSNTVEQYDAVIARCRELFFKKMKDYGSAWRILRLPSLTDQIFIKAQRIRSLQTLSETRVDEGQESEFIGIINYSIMALIQLQHGVVDQPDMNLEVALDHYDLEVANTKQLMLDKNHDYGEAWREMRVSSLTDLILQKLLRVKQIEDNDGKTLVSEGLDANYQDMINYAVFAMIHLGEQENL